The genome window TTGCAACCAAGTTTTCGCTGTTTATCCATTTAACACTTGGAAAAATATCTAACGGAATGTGTGAAATTACGATAAATGAAATAGAAAAAATAATTAATATTGCAGCAGAATACTTGGATGGCCAATAAATTTGTTCCAATTGTATTTTTAATAATTCCTGCCATTCAAGTAATGATCCATGTTCTTTAATCAATGACTTTAATGATTCTTGACTATTAATGTTTTTATTAAACAGTTCAGTTATATTATTCAAAAAATCCATGATATTGAATTATTTATCATTAGTTATTAATTTTTATGATTTAATTCTCAAAAAATAAATAAATTAAAGTTTGTTAACGTCTTCGGCAGACATTATGTTAATGTTTGACTCTTCTAAAGCAGCAATACCTTCATCTATATTTTCGGTTTTTATTACTACAATGGCCTTATCCTCATTTTTCTCTACAAACGCGTAAAGGTATTCCACATTAATCTGGGAATCGTATAAAATGCTCAATATGCTGTCCAGGCCTCCTGGTTGGTCTGGGACTTCCACAGCAATTACTTCATTAACTTTAACCA of Methanobacteriaceae archaeon contains these proteins:
- a CDS encoding acetolactate synthase; protein product: MKLKQISIFLENKEGRLKKAINILSQNNINIRALSIADTSEFGILRLIVPEPEKAQEKLEENNFVVKVNEVIAVEVPDQPGGLDSILSILYDSQINVEYLYAFVEKNEDKAIVVIKTENIDEGIAALEESNINIMSAEDVNKL